Proteins encoded by one window of Pseudonocardia sp. HH130629-09:
- a CDS encoding response regulator transcription factor produces MTEVMDRDADPLRRADGGPIRVLVVDDEPTLSDLLSMALRYEGWEVRAAADGMSAVRHARDFRPDAIVLDVMLPDVDGFEVLRRVRADTPEVPVLFLTARDAVEDRVAGLTAGGDDYVTKPFSLEELVARLRGLLRRAGMAAAQRSSELVVGDLVLDEDAHEVSRAGEPVELTATEFELLRYLMRNPRRVLSKAQILDRVWNYDFGGQSNVVELYVSYLRKKIDAGRRPMIHTVRGAGYVLRPAAD; encoded by the coding sequence ATGACCGAGGTGATGGACCGGGACGCCGACCCGCTGCGCCGCGCCGACGGCGGCCCGATCCGGGTGCTCGTCGTGGACGACGAGCCCACGTTGTCGGACCTGCTCTCGATGGCCCTGCGCTACGAGGGCTGGGAGGTCCGCGCCGCCGCCGACGGGATGTCCGCGGTGCGTCACGCCCGCGACTTCCGTCCGGACGCGATCGTGCTCGACGTGATGCTGCCCGACGTCGACGGCTTCGAGGTGCTGCGCCGGGTCCGCGCCGACACCCCCGAGGTGCCGGTGCTGTTCCTGACCGCGCGCGACGCCGTCGAGGACCGGGTCGCCGGCCTCACCGCGGGTGGCGACGACTACGTCACCAAGCCGTTCTCGCTGGAGGAGCTGGTCGCACGGCTGCGCGGGCTGCTGCGCCGCGCGGGGATGGCCGCCGCCCAGCGCTCCTCGGAGCTGGTGGTGGGCGACCTGGTGCTCGACGAGGACGCGCACGAGGTGTCCCGCGCCGGCGAGCCGGTGGAGCTGACCGCGACGGAGTTCGAGCTGCTGCGGTACCTCATGCGCAACCCCCGCCGGGTGCTGTCGAAGGCCCAGATCCTCGACCGGGTGTGGAACTACGACTTCGGCGGCCAGTCCAACGTGGTCGAGCTCTACGTCTCCTACCTGCGCAAGAAGATCGACGCCGGTCGCCGGCCGATGATCCACACGGTGCGCGGCGCGGGCTACGTACTGCGGCCCGCCGCGGACTGA
- the speG gene encoding spermidine N1-acetyltransferase, with protein sequence MSTTTPEMRLRALEREDLPFVHGLSNDSGIMSYWFEEPFESLVELQEIFARHVHDNRERRFIIDCAGERAGLVELVEIDYIHRNAEFQIIVAPAFQGRGLAARATAGALDYAFGVLNLHKVYLVVDIENTRAVRAYERTGFVVEGELREEYFASGRYHDAYRMAVLQRDHLGRTVDGPQ encoded by the coding sequence ATGAGCACGACCACCCCCGAGATGCGGCTGCGCGCCCTGGAGCGGGAGGACCTGCCGTTCGTCCACGGGCTGTCGAACGACTCCGGGATCATGTCGTACTGGTTCGAGGAGCCCTTCGAGTCGCTCGTCGAGCTGCAGGAGATCTTCGCCCGGCACGTGCACGACAACCGCGAGCGGCGGTTCATCATCGACTGCGCGGGTGAGCGGGCCGGTCTGGTCGAGCTGGTGGAGATCGACTACATCCACCGCAACGCCGAGTTCCAGATCATCGTCGCCCCCGCCTTCCAGGGCCGGGGGCTCGCCGCCCGCGCCACCGCCGGGGCCCTCGACTACGCCTTCGGCGTGCTGAACCTGCACAAGGTGTACCTGGTCGTCGACATCGAGAACACCCGCGCCGTGCGTGCCTACGAGCGCACCGGTTTCGTCGTCGAGGGGGAGCTGCGCGAGGAGTACTTCGCCAGCGGCCGCTACCACGACGCCTACCGGATGGCGGTGCTGCAGCGCGACCATCTCGGCCGCACCGTCGACGGGCCGCAGTGA
- a CDS encoding sensor histidine kinase, translating into MVVTRVSGQVRSLRARLVGTVLLLFTVACVAIGVATTLSLDRYLSTRQDRELSFSLEGFVAQQTGRAPGRLTHDDGTPTPGGQGGGPPGGMFLGPGPGTNAIGAVLDDGRVVSARLAQRGGTTTAVPEADLAALRSMPADTTARDVTLSLGDYRVIGWTEGTTTYLIAQPDNAGATVSRLVVIELVVLGGAVVLTGGAAAVLVRRALRPLERVAGVAAQVGNLPLDRGEVHLAARVPEPDPRTEVGQVGTALNHMLDNVEGALAARQESETRLRRFVADASHELRTPLTAIRGYAELSRREREPVPERTTHALARISSQAERMSTLVEDLLLLARLDAGRPLERAEVDLTRLVLDAVGDAHVAGRDHRWFPQLPDEPVTVTGDAHRLAQVVTNLFANARTHTPPGTTVTVTLGHPVPGRVRLQVADDGPGIAPDVLPRVFERFARGAEGRTRAGNDTPSTGLGLAIVAAVVAAHDGTVGVDSSPGRTVFTVELPVR; encoded by the coding sequence ATGGTCGTCACTCGCGTCTCCGGTCAGGTCCGCTCGCTGCGGGCCCGGCTCGTCGGCACGGTGCTGCTGCTGTTCACGGTGGCGTGCGTGGCGATCGGCGTCGCGACGACCCTCTCGCTCGACCGCTACCTGTCCACCCGGCAGGACCGCGAGCTGTCGTTCTCCCTGGAGGGCTTCGTCGCCCAGCAGACCGGGCGCGCCCCCGGCCGGCTCACCCACGACGACGGCACCCCCACGCCGGGCGGCCAGGGCGGGGGCCCGCCCGGGGGGATGTTCCTCGGCCCGGGCCCCGGCACGAACGCGATCGGGGCGGTGCTGGACGACGGCCGCGTCGTGAGCGCCCGCCTGGCCCAGCGGGGCGGGACCACCACCGCCGTCCCCGAGGCCGACCTGGCCGCGCTGCGCTCGATGCCCGCCGACACCACCGCCCGCGACGTGACGCTGTCGCTGGGCGACTACCGGGTGATCGGCTGGACCGAGGGGACGACGACCTACCTGATCGCACAGCCGGACAACGCCGGTGCCACCGTGAGCAGGCTCGTCGTCATCGAGCTCGTCGTGCTCGGCGGGGCCGTGGTGCTCACGGGCGGTGCGGCGGCCGTGCTGGTGCGGCGCGCGCTGCGTCCGCTCGAACGCGTCGCCGGCGTCGCCGCACAGGTCGGGAACCTGCCGCTGGACCGGGGCGAGGTGCACCTCGCCGCACGCGTCCCCGAGCCCGACCCGCGCACCGAGGTCGGGCAGGTCGGCACCGCGCTCAACCACATGCTCGACAACGTCGAGGGCGCACTCGCCGCCCGCCAGGAGTCCGAGACGCGGCTGCGTCGTTTCGTCGCCGACGCCAGCCACGAGCTGCGCACCCCGCTGACGGCGATCCGCGGCTACGCCGAGCTGTCGCGCCGCGAGCGCGAGCCGGTCCCGGAGCGGACCACCCACGCGCTGGCCCGGATCAGCTCGCAGGCCGAACGCATGTCCACGCTGGTCGAGGACCTGCTGCTGCTCGCCCGGCTCGACGCGGGCCGGCCGCTGGAGCGCGCCGAGGTGGACCTCACGCGGCTGGTCCTCGACGCCGTCGGGGACGCCCACGTGGCGGGCCGAGACCACCGCTGGTTCCCGCAGCTGCCCGACGAGCCGGTCACCGTCACCGGCGACGCCCACCGGCTCGCCCAGGTGGTCACCAACCTGTTCGCGAACGCCCGCACCCACACCCCGCCCGGCACGACGGTCACCGTCACCCTCGGCCACCCCGTCCCCGGCCGGGTCCGGCTCCAGGTCGCCGACGACGGCCCCGGCATCGCCCCGGACGTCCTGCCCCGGGTGTTCGAGCGGTTCGCCCGCGGCGCGGAGGGGCGCACCCGTGCCGGGAACGACACCCCCAGCACCGGGCTGGGCCTGGCGATCGTGGCGGCGGTCGTCGCCGCCCACGACGGGACGGTCGGGGTCGACAGCTCCCCCGGCCGGACGGTGTTCACCGTCGAGCTACCGGTCCGCTGA
- a CDS encoding siderophore-interacting protein: MSTTAPRLLQVARTERVTPGMVRVTLTGEELAGFPGHGPDRRIKMFFPVEGQERPAVPRASTGGPVWPAGEARPAIRTYTVRRFAPDAGGHGELDVDFVVHAGHGPAAAWAVSAAPGDWVGVSEPGGRWEPDPAAAHHLVIGDESALPAIATVCETLAEAAPGVPVRVVAEVADAGEEQTLPGDVAVTWVHRGAAPAGEPLVAAVRAAELPDGRGQAWLSGESAAVKELRAHLLDERGFDRRAVYATGYWRAVNRQRTHSRRTGPCGVLLA; this comes from the coding sequence ATGAGCACGACCGCACCACGCCTGCTGCAGGTGGCCCGCACCGAGCGGGTCACCCCCGGCATGGTCCGGGTGACCCTGACCGGCGAGGAGCTGGCCGGGTTCCCCGGGCACGGCCCGGACCGCCGGATCAAGATGTTCTTCCCGGTCGAGGGCCAGGAACGACCCGCCGTGCCGCGCGCCTCGACCGGCGGCCCGGTCTGGCCCGCCGGGGAGGCCCGCCCGGCGATCCGCACCTACACGGTGCGCCGCTTCGCCCCCGACGCCGGCGGCCACGGTGAACTCGACGTCGACTTCGTCGTCCACGCCGGGCACGGGCCGGCCGCCGCCTGGGCCGTGTCGGCCGCCCCCGGGGACTGGGTCGGGGTGTCCGAGCCCGGCGGGCGCTGGGAGCCGGACCCGGCCGCCGCGCACCACCTCGTGATCGGCGACGAGTCCGCCCTGCCCGCCATCGCGACCGTGTGCGAGACCCTCGCCGAGGCGGCCCCCGGGGTGCCGGTCCGGGTCGTCGCCGAGGTCGCCGACGCCGGCGAGGAGCAGACCCTGCCCGGCGACGTCGCCGTCACCTGGGTGCACCGCGGCGCCGCCCCGGCGGGTGAGCCGCTGGTCGCGGCAGTGCGGGCCGCCGAGCTGCCCGACGGCCGCGGCCAGGCGTGGCTGTCCGGGGAGTCCGCCGCGGTCAAGGAGCTGCGCGCGCACCTGCTCGACGAACGGGGGTTCGACCGGCGCGCCGTCTACGCCACGGGGTACTGGCGCGCGGTGAACCGACAGCGAACGCACAGCCGTCGCACAGGTCCGTGCGGTGTGCTCCTAGCATGA
- a CDS encoding NAD(P)/FAD-dependent oxidoreductase, with amino-acid sequence MGVIVIGAGIAGVTCAAELAARGVDVTVYERSREVGGRLAVHRHGDRPADIGAAYFTVSDDRFDARVRRWRDDGLVRGWTDTLAVFDGAIRGPDSSGPLRFAAPAGLRSLVTDTARGLDVRTGRTVERVRPGPDGPTVDGERADAVVLAMPDPQAARLLDPDTPAGAAVAGRAWNPVLALTAGFAGRDWPRLPAAFVNDHPVLSLVADDGDRRGDDAPVLVAHSTGDLVRAHDADPAAAVPAMTAAVRELLGVTAAPEWTHVHRWRFAAPAAQREQTFHLGDDGVALAGDGWGRSRVQTAWLSGLELAGELAGRLGR; translated from the coding sequence ATGGGCGTGATCGTGATCGGGGCCGGCATCGCCGGGGTGACCTGCGCCGCGGAGCTGGCGGCCCGCGGTGTCGACGTGACGGTGTACGAGCGGTCCCGCGAGGTCGGAGGACGGCTGGCGGTGCACCGCCACGGGGACCGTCCCGCCGACATCGGTGCCGCCTACTTCACCGTCTCCGACGACCGGTTCGACGCCCGTGTCCGACGTTGGCGCGACGACGGCCTGGTCCGCGGGTGGACCGACACCCTCGCGGTGTTCGACGGCGCCATCCGGGGCCCGGACAGCTCCGGCCCGCTGCGGTTCGCGGCACCGGCCGGGCTGCGGTCGCTGGTCACCGACACCGCCCGCGGCCTGGACGTCCGTACCGGCCGGACCGTCGAGCGGGTCCGCCCCGGCCCGGACGGCCCGACCGTCGACGGCGAGCGCGCCGACGCCGTCGTCCTGGCGATGCCCGACCCGCAGGCCGCCCGGCTGCTCGACCCGGACACCCCCGCGGGCGCCGCCGTCGCCGGGCGGGCGTGGAACCCGGTGCTCGCCCTGACCGCCGGGTTCGCCGGCCGGGACTGGCCGCGGCTGCCCGCGGCGTTCGTCAACGACCACCCCGTCCTGTCCCTCGTCGCCGACGACGGCGACCGCCGCGGCGACGACGCGCCCGTGCTCGTCGCGCACTCCACCGGTGACCTCGTGCGCGCCCACGACGCCGATCCCGCCGCCGCGGTGCCCGCGATGACCGCCGCGGTCCGTGAGCTGCTGGGCGTCACCGCCGCGCCGGAGTGGACGCACGTGCACCGCTGGCGCTTCGCCGCCCCCGCCGCGCAGCGCGAGCAGACCTTCCACCTCGGCGACGACGGCGTCGCTCTGGCCGGGGACGGCTGGGGCCGGTCCCGGGTGCAGACGGCCTGGCTGTCCGGGCTGGAGCTGGCGGGGGAGCTCGCGGGGCGCCTGGGTCGCTGA
- a CDS encoding AMP-binding protein produces MAGSPLLQNLSGTARTAYELGSGTARAAVALTRSGVVRPLGPGKLYGMGRALVRYGNSITAAFAVGAARHPYRLAVVDDDGVTTYAELEERTDRLALALLDSGAGPGAPVGVLCRNARAPIEAMVAAGKVGADVVLVNTGLAAEQLRGVQEQQKLHTLVADPDFLDVVPPGPRVVLTSTPDGPRPAGDRVLDDLDAMVERGGPGELPFKPEPSKQIVLTSGTTGTPKGAKRPHPSTLAPAASILSAIPLRAGEPTHIAAPLFHTWGNAGLLLASLHGATVVLRRKFTPEGFLAAVRERRCTTVFAVPVMLQRVLESGAEGWGADRDDPAGPRIVAVSGSALPGGQANRFMDRFGDCLYNLYGSTEVSWVSIAGPEDLRDAPGTAGRAPAGTTLVILDEDDQPAPAGVDGRVFVGNDLPFEGYTGGEEGLEEHDGLLGTGDVGHLDEHGRLFLTGRADDMIVSGGENLHPGPVEELISGMDGVREACVLGVDDDEYGQRFAAWVALEPGAEVTADAIRSRVKSDLEKFAAPRDVHFLDELPRNQTGKVLRAELPGRD; encoded by the coding sequence ATGGCTGGCTCTCCGCTGCTCCAGAACCTCTCCGGCACCGCCCGCACCGCCTACGAGCTGGGCAGCGGCACCGCCCGCGCCGCCGTGGCCCTGACCCGCTCGGGAGTCGTCCGCCCGCTCGGCCCCGGGAAGCTGTACGGGATGGGCCGGGCACTGGTGCGCTACGGCAACAGCATCACCGCGGCGTTCGCCGTCGGGGCGGCCCGCCACCCGTACCGGCTCGCCGTCGTCGACGACGACGGGGTCACCACCTACGCCGAGCTGGAGGAACGCACCGACCGCCTCGCGCTGGCCCTGCTCGACTCGGGCGCCGGACCGGGCGCCCCGGTCGGGGTACTGTGCCGCAACGCCCGCGCACCGATCGAGGCGATGGTGGCGGCGGGCAAGGTCGGCGCCGACGTCGTGCTGGTCAATACCGGGCTCGCGGCCGAGCAGCTGCGCGGGGTGCAGGAGCAGCAGAAGCTCCACACGCTCGTCGCCGACCCGGACTTCCTCGACGTCGTCCCGCCCGGACCGCGCGTCGTGCTCACCTCGACCCCGGACGGGCCGCGTCCCGCCGGCGACCGGGTGCTCGACGATCTCGACGCGATGGTGGAGCGGGGCGGGCCGGGCGAGCTGCCGTTCAAGCCGGAGCCGTCCAAGCAGATCGTGCTGACCTCCGGCACCACCGGGACACCCAAGGGCGCCAAGCGGCCGCACCCGTCGACCCTCGCCCCGGCGGCGTCGATCCTCTCGGCGATCCCGCTGCGCGCGGGTGAGCCGACGCACATCGCCGCTCCGCTGTTCCACACCTGGGGCAACGCCGGGCTGCTGCTCGCCTCGCTGCACGGCGCGACCGTCGTGCTGCGCCGCAAGTTCACCCCGGAGGGGTTCCTCGCCGCCGTGCGCGAGCGCCGGTGCACCACGGTGTTCGCGGTGCCGGTGATGCTCCAGCGCGTCCTGGAGTCCGGCGCCGAGGGCTGGGGCGCCGACCGGGACGACCCGGCGGGCCCGCGGATCGTGGCCGTCTCCGGGTCGGCGCTGCCCGGCGGGCAGGCCAACCGGTTCATGGACCGCTTCGGCGACTGCCTCTACAACCTCTACGGATCCACCGAGGTCTCCTGGGTCTCGATCGCCGGACCGGAGGACCTGCGCGACGCCCCCGGCACCGCGGGCCGCGCCCCGGCCGGGACCACCCTGGTCATCCTCGACGAGGACGACCAGCCCGCCCCGGCAGGCGTCGACGGCCGGGTGTTCGTGGGCAACGACCTGCCGTTCGAGGGCTACACCGGCGGCGAGGAGGGCCTGGAGGAGCACGACGGGCTGCTGGGGACCGGCGACGTCGGGCACCTCGACGAGCACGGACGGCTGTTCCTCACCGGCCGGGCAGACGACATGATCGTCTCGGGCGGGGAGAACCTGCACCCCGGCCCGGTGGAGGAGCTCATCTCCGGGATGGACGGGGTGCGCGAGGCCTGCGTCCTCGGGGTGGACGACGACGAGTACGGCCAGCGGTTCGCCGCCTGGGTGGCGCTGGAGCCGGGTGCCGAGGTCACCGCGGACGCGATCCGCAGCCGGGTGAAGTCCGACCTGGAGAAGTTCGCCGCACCGCGGGACGTGCACTTCCTCGACGAGCTGCCGCGCAACCAGACCGGGAAGGTGCTGCGCGCCGAGCTGCCCGGCCGGGACTGA
- a CDS encoding MerR family transcriptional regulator — translation MSGTPTAGDEFPIDTLAARAGMTVRNVRAHLSRGLLQPGEMRGRTAWYGPVHLARLELIAGLQRRGFSLAAIGVLINQTPSSSAEEALRLYRGMLAPWQPEEAVELADEDLAEWAGARTSPEFVERLAASGLIERTGPGRLRVLNPAMVRSGAHAVALGLAPEAVEQVGEELLSRTREIAEIFVELFREQVWAAHVAAGLPRHGVADLRTAVEALQPVATQSLLGAFRQTMQQAMDDFIRRLSIDLAPADPRGDSEAAEPSADR, via the coding sequence ATGTCCGGAACCCCGACGGCCGGGGACGAGTTCCCGATCGACACGCTCGCCGCACGTGCCGGTATGACCGTCCGCAACGTGCGCGCCCACCTGTCCCGCGGCCTGCTGCAGCCGGGGGAGATGCGCGGGCGCACCGCCTGGTACGGCCCGGTCCACCTGGCCCGGCTGGAGTTGATCGCCGGGCTGCAGCGGCGCGGGTTCTCCCTCGCCGCGATCGGCGTGCTGATCAACCAGACCCCCTCCAGCAGCGCGGAGGAGGCGCTGCGCCTCTACCGCGGCATGCTCGCGCCGTGGCAGCCGGAGGAGGCGGTCGAGCTCGCCGATGAGGACCTGGCCGAGTGGGCCGGCGCCCGGACGTCCCCGGAGTTCGTCGAGCGGCTGGCCGCGTCCGGGCTGATCGAGCGCACCGGCCCGGGTCGGCTGCGCGTGCTCAACCCGGCGATGGTCCGGTCCGGGGCGCACGCCGTCGCGCTCGGGCTGGCACCGGAGGCGGTGGAGCAGGTCGGCGAGGAGCTGCTGTCCCGGACCCGGGAGATCGCCGAGATCTTCGTCGAGCTGTTCCGCGAGCAGGTCTGGGCGGCGCACGTCGCGGCCGGGCTGCCCCGGCACGGCGTCGCGGACCTGCGCACGGCGGTCGAGGCCCTGCAGCCGGTCGCCACCCAGTCCCTGCTCGGTGCCTTCCGCCAGACGATGCAGCAGGCGATGGACGACTTCATCCGCCGGCTGTCCATCGACCTCGCCCCGGCCGACCCGCGAGGCGACTCCGAGGCAGCCGAACCGTCAGCGGACCGGTAG
- a CDS encoding o-succinylbenzoate synthase yields MDVYSLPMTTRFRGITVREGLLLSGPAGWGEFCPFPEYDDREAVAWLAAAREAAGTGWPEPVRDRVPVNCTVPAVGPERAQRIVRASGCTTAKVKVADPGAPLSEDVERVAAVRDALGPAGLVRVDANAAWDVATAVAAIGELDRAAGGLEYVEQPCWEVDDLAAVRRAVDVPIAADESIRRAEDPMRVVRAGAADVVVLKVSPLGGVRRALRIAEEVGLPVVVSSAVESSVGLAAGLALAGALPELHHACGLGTVSLLAADVVAEPYVPERGFLPVPRVAPEPVHRAGVAADADRAAWWRDRHDRVAALLDAAAGADRVSTG; encoded by the coding sequence ATGGACGTCTACTCCCTGCCGATGACCACCCGGTTCCGCGGGATCACCGTGCGCGAGGGCCTGCTGCTGTCCGGCCCGGCCGGCTGGGGCGAGTTCTGCCCCTTCCCCGAGTACGACGACCGCGAGGCCGTCGCGTGGCTGGCCGCGGCCCGCGAGGCGGCCGGGACGGGCTGGCCGGAACCGGTGCGCGACCGGGTGCCGGTCAACTGCACCGTGCCCGCCGTCGGGCCCGAGCGGGCCCAGCGGATCGTGCGCGCCTCCGGCTGCACCACCGCGAAGGTCAAGGTCGCCGACCCGGGTGCTCCGCTGTCCGAGGACGTCGAGCGCGTCGCCGCCGTCCGCGACGCGCTCGGCCCCGCCGGGCTGGTCCGGGTGGACGCCAACGCCGCCTGGGACGTCGCGACGGCCGTCGCCGCGATCGGCGAGCTCGACCGGGCCGCCGGGGGTCTGGAGTACGTCGAGCAGCCCTGCTGGGAGGTCGACGACCTCGCCGCCGTCCGCCGGGCGGTGGACGTGCCGATCGCCGCGGACGAGTCGATCCGCCGCGCCGAGGACCCGATGCGGGTGGTGCGGGCCGGAGCGGCCGACGTCGTCGTGCTGAAGGTGTCGCCGCTGGGCGGGGTGCGCCGGGCCCTGCGGATCGCCGAGGAGGTCGGGCTGCCGGTCGTGGTGTCCTCGGCGGTGGAGTCGAGCGTCGGTCTCGCCGCCGGGCTCGCGCTGGCCGGGGCGCTGCCGGAGCTGCACCACGCCTGCGGGCTCGGGACGGTCTCGCTGCTGGCCGCCGACGTCGTCGCCGAGCCGTACGTCCCCGAGCGGGGGTTCCTGCCCGTGCCGCGGGTCGCGCCCGAGCCGGTGCACCGGGCCGGGGTCGCGGCCGACGCCGACCGCGCCGCCTGGTGGCGCGACCGGCACGACCGCGTCGCCGCGCTGCTCGACGCCGCGGCCGGGGCCGACCGGGTCAGTACTGGTTGA
- a CDS encoding MSMEG_1061 family FMN-dependent PPOX-type flavoprotein: MEHVTDEARLREIIGEVPAFIRDKARERIDPVTAEFLAASPFFLLATTGPDGVDVSPRGDPAGCLLVLDEHTVAFADRKGNRRLDSMRNILHDPRVGMIVVVPGSNDTVRINGRARIVYRPDFAERLTVKGSTPEVAIVVEVDELFLHCAKAFLRSSLWDTATWPDRGAVPSAGKLVKGQYRMPGPARVIDAAMRRDSRVNQY, translated from the coding sequence ATGGAACACGTGACCGACGAGGCCAGACTCCGCGAGATCATCGGCGAGGTGCCCGCGTTCATCCGGGACAAGGCGCGTGAGCGCATCGACCCGGTGACTGCGGAGTTCCTGGCGGCGTCGCCGTTCTTCCTGCTGGCGACGACCGGGCCCGACGGCGTCGACGTCTCACCCCGGGGCGACCCGGCGGGCTGCCTGCTGGTGCTCGACGAGCACACGGTCGCCTTCGCCGACCGCAAGGGGAACCGCAGGCTCGACTCGATGCGCAACATCCTGCACGACCCGCGGGTCGGGATGATCGTCGTCGTGCCGGGGTCGAACGACACCGTGCGGATCAACGGACGGGCCCGGATCGTGTACCGGCCGGACTTCGCCGAGCGGCTCACCGTGAAGGGCTCGACGCCCGAGGTGGCGATCGTCGTCGAGGTCGACGAGCTGTTCCTGCACTGCGCGAAGGCGTTCCTGCGCTCGTCGCTGTGGGACACCGCGACCTGGCCGGACCGGGGCGCGGTGCCCAGCGCCGGGAAGCTGGTGAAGGGCCAGTACCGGATGCCCGGCCCGGCGCGGGTGATCGACGCGGCCATGCGCCGCGACAGCCGGGTCAACCAGTACTGA
- a CDS encoding TetR/AcrR family transcriptional regulator, protein MTAQTVPGPRRRVPRAERERQIVDAAVAVFGERGYAEVSMEQVAERVGVTKPVLYTHFGSKEGLLLAAIARARSELLDVVAQAAGAADSPEAMLRGGTLAFFHYLDRRAPAWQLFCSEAGVTDTALEEIRAQQTDFIAALLAAQVPGTEPTRLTGWAQVIVGACERLAVWRGQDEAITADQATEFLMDLVWTGLAGLGDRT, encoded by the coding sequence GTGACCGCGCAGACCGTACCCGGCCCCCGCCGCCGCGTGCCCAGGGCGGAGCGCGAGCGCCAGATCGTCGACGCGGCCGTCGCCGTCTTCGGCGAGCGGGGCTACGCCGAGGTCTCGATGGAGCAGGTCGCTGAGCGGGTGGGTGTCACCAAGCCGGTGCTCTACACCCACTTCGGGTCCAAGGAGGGCCTGCTGCTGGCCGCGATCGCGCGGGCCCGGTCCGAGCTGCTCGACGTCGTCGCGCAGGCGGCGGGGGCCGCGGACTCGCCGGAGGCGATGCTGCGGGGCGGGACGCTGGCCTTCTTCCACTACCTGGACCGCCGGGCTCCGGCCTGGCAGCTGTTCTGCTCCGAGGCCGGGGTCACCGACACCGCGCTGGAGGAGATCCGCGCCCAGCAGACCGACTTCATCGCCGCCCTGCTCGCCGCGCAGGTCCCCGGCACCGAGCCGACCCGGCTGACCGGCTGGGCGCAGGTGATCGTCGGGGCCTGCGAGCGGCTCGCCGTCTGGCGCGGCCAGGACGAGGCGATCACCGCGGACCAGGCCACCGAGTTCCTGATGGACCTGGTCTGGACCGGCCTGGCGGGCCTCGGCGACCGGACCTGA
- a CDS encoding sucrase ferredoxin, with protein sequence MTVTVTRGAPGGPAGAPVSGCSGLSEALGEPMTGTAPHVRRLVAVEHIGAWPRKVADHPDPAVAALFDRLRADDVILLLIRRSGREGRCDADGARTVYVADLAPGGSRAWSRTVRSTDDLAGIDLDPGAGTPVLDPVMLVCAHGRRDVCCAVRGRALAGDLAAEGADVWECTHLGGHRFAPTALVLPTGYAYGRLDTDGALAALKAAAGGGVDPWCCRGHTGMDPVGQLAELAVREHTGIGDATALLVDAADPSVGGDGGRPDGHLVTVRSRDGRSWTVPVTTDTTLPPRPPSCGAALEAATPLVAGTPAEH encoded by the coding sequence ATGACGGTCACCGTGACACGTGGCGCACCCGGCGGTCCCGCCGGGGCGCCCGTCTCGGGCTGTTCCGGGCTGAGCGAGGCGCTCGGCGAGCCGATGACCGGCACCGCGCCGCACGTGCGTCGCCTCGTCGCGGTCGAGCACATCGGCGCCTGGCCGCGGAAGGTCGCCGACCACCCGGACCCGGCCGTGGCCGCGCTGTTCGACCGGCTCCGCGCCGACGACGTCATCCTGCTGCTGATCCGCCGCTCCGGCCGCGAGGGCCGCTGCGACGCCGACGGCGCCCGCACCGTCTACGTCGCCGACCTCGCCCCGGGCGGCTCACGGGCGTGGTCGCGCACCGTGCGCAGCACCGACGACCTCGCCGGCATCGACCTCGACCCGGGCGCGGGCACCCCGGTGCTCGACCCGGTGATGCTGGTGTGCGCGCACGGCAGGCGTGACGTCTGCTGCGCCGTCCGCGGCCGCGCGCTCGCCGGGGACCTGGCCGCCGAGGGCGCCGACGTGTGGGAGTGCACCCATCTCGGCGGGCACCGGTTCGCGCCGACCGCGCTGGTGCTGCCCACCGGCTACGCCTACGGCCGCCTCGACACCGACGGCGCGCTGGCCGCGCTGAAGGCCGCGGCCGGCGGCGGCGTGGACCCGTGGTGCTGTCGCGGTCACACCGGGATGGACCCGGTCGGCCAGCTCGCCGAGCTCGCCGTGCGCGAGCACACCGGGATCGGGGACGCCACGGCGCTGCTGGTCGACGCCGCCGATCCGAGCGTGGGTGGTGACGGCGGGCGCCCGGACGGGCACCTGGTCACCGTGCGCTCCCGCGACGGCCGGAGCTGGACGGTGCCGGTCACGACCGACACGACCCTGCCGCCGCGGCCGCCGTCCTGCGGGGCGGCCCTGGAGGCGGCGACACCGCTGGTCGCGGGCACCCCCGCCGAGCACTAG